A DNA window from Canis lupus familiaris isolate Mischka breed German Shepherd chromosome 10, alternate assembly UU_Cfam_GSD_1.0, whole genome shotgun sequence contains the following coding sequences:
- the LOC119873752 gene encoding olfactory receptor 6C3-like has translation MKNHTVPTEFILLGLSDDPEFQIVIFLFLIITYIFSVTGNLTIITLTLVDSHLQTPMYFFLRNFSVLEISFTTVCIPRFLGTIITRDKTISYNNCTAQLFFFIFMGITEFYLLTAMSYDRYVAICKPLHYTTIMNKRVCILLVFCAWLAGFLNIFPPVILFLQLDYCGSNVIDHFACDYFPLLQLSCSDTWLLEVIGFYSAIVILLFTLALIILSYMFIIRTILKLPSASQRKKAFSTCSSHMIVISISYGSCIFMYANPSAKEKASLTKGVAILNTSVAPMMNPFIYTLRNQQVKQAFKDTIQKVLFFSSK, from the coding sequence ATGAAAAACCACACAGTACCCACAGAGTTCATTCTTCTAGGGCTATCAGATGACCCAGAGTTTCagattgtgatttttctctttttaattatcaCATACATATTCAGTGTCACTGGAAATTTGACCATCATCACTCTCACCTTGGTGGACTCCCATCTACAGACCCCTATGTATTTCTTCCTCAGGAACTTCTCTGTATTAGAAATATCCTTTACAACCGTCTGTATTCCTAGGTTTCTGGGCACAATTATCACCAGAGACAAAACTATTTCATACAATAATTGTACAGCtcagttgtttttcttcatcttcatggGCATAACTGAGTTTTATCTTCTAACTGCTATGTCCTATGATCGCTATGTAGCCATCTGTAAACCCTTGCATTACACGACTATCATGAACAAAAGAGTCTGCATTTTACTTGTCTTTTGTGCATGGCTGGCAGGATTCTTAAATATCTTCCCGCCAGTTATTCTTTTCCTCCAGTTAGATTACTGTGGCTCCAATGTCATTGATCACTTTGCTTGTGACTATTTTCCCCTCTTGCAATTATCTTGCTCAGACACATGGCTCCTAGAAGTGATTGGTTTTTACTCTGCAATAGTGATTCTGCTTTTCACTCTGGCACTAATAATTCTATCCTACATGTTCATCATTAGAACAATTCTGAAACTGCCATCTGCCAGTCAGAGAAAAAAGGCATTTTCTACATGCTCCTCGCACATGATTGTCATTTCCATCTCTTATGGAAGCTGCATATTCATGTATGCCAACCCCTCtgcaaaagaaaaggcatcctTGACCAAAGGAGTAGCTATTCTTAATACTTCTGTTGCTCCTATGATGAATCCATTTATATATACTCTGAGGAATCAGCAAGTAAAACAAGCCTTTAAGGATACTATCCAAAAGGTTCTGTTTTTCTCCAGTAAATGA
- the LOC119873596 gene encoding olfactory receptor 6C3, with translation MNHTVITEFVLLGLSDDPDLQIVIFLFLFLTYLLSVTGNLTIITLTLVDSHLQTPMYFFLRNFSFLEILFTTVCIPRFLGAIITRDKTISYNNCAAQLFFFIFMGVTEFYILTAMSYDRYVAICKPLHYTTIMNRKVCTLLVLCAWLGGFLTIFPPLMLLLQLDYCASNVIDHFACDYFPLLQLSCSDTWLLEVIGFYFALVALLFTLALVILSYLYIIRTILRIPSASQRKKAFSTCSSHMIVISISYGSCIFMYANPSAKERASLTKGVAILNTSVAPMLNPFIYTLRNQQVKQAFKDVVHKVVFSSSK, from the coding sequence atgaaccaCACAGTGATCACTGAGTTTGTCCTGCTAGGCCTTTCTGATGATCCTGACCTTCAGATTGtgattttcctcttcttattccTCACATACTTACTCAGTGTCACTGGAAACCTGACTATCATCACCCTAACCTTGGTGGACTCTCATCTACAGACGCCAATGTATTTCTTCCTCCGAAACTTCTCTTTCTTAGAAATCTTATTTACAACTGTATGTATTCCTAGATTTCTGGGGGCAATTATCACCAGGGATAAGACTATTTCCTATAACAACTGTGCAGCCcagctgtttttctttattttcatgggGGTGACGgaattttacattctcactgcCATGTCTTATGACCGCTATGTTGCCATCTGCAAGCCCCTTCATTATACCACCATCATGAACAGGAAGGTCTGcaccctacttgtgctctgtgCATGGCTTGGTGGGTTCCTGACCATTTTCCCACCCCTTATGCTTCTACTCCAGCTGGATTACTGTGCTTCCAATGTCATTGACCACTTTGCATGTGACTATTTTCCCCTTTTACAACTGTCTTGTTCAGATACGTGGCTCCTAGAGGTAATTGGTTTCTACTTTGCTTTAGTTGCCTTGCTATTCACTTTGGCCTTggtgattttatcttatttgtataTAATCAGAACTATTTTGAGAATCCCATCTGCCAGTCAGAGAAAAAAGGCTTTCTCCACGTGTTCTTCTCATATGATTGTCATTTCCATCTCTTATGGGAGCTGTATATTTATGTATGCTAATCCTTCTGCAAAAGAAAGGGCATCATTGACCAAAGGAGTAGCTATTCTCAATACTTCTGTTGCCCCCATGCTGAACCCCTTCATTTACACTCTGAGAAACCAGCAAGTAAAACAAGCTTTCAAAGATGTGGTCCATAAAGTAGTATTTTCTTCAagtaaatga